TCACGCGGATGACCGGCGGTGAGCGCCCCCGTGACCAGGTCCAGCAGCTGACGCATCTCACGGTCGACCACGACGGCGTACAGGCCCTCCTTACCGCCGAAGTGCTCGTACACCACCGGCTTGGAGACTCCGGCGCGCGCCGCGATCTCCTCCACGGAGGTGCCCTCGAAGCCCTTGTCGGCGAACAGGGTGCGCCCGATGTCCAGCAGTTGCTCGCGGCGCTCCTTACCCGTCATCCGGACCCGCCGGGCCCGTCGGGTCGGTGCGGGCATGCTCTTCTCGCCGCTGGTGCTTCCGTCGGTCGCCACGTCGTCAATCATGCAGGGTCGGCGGCCGCGGGCTTGCGCCGGGAGGCGATACGCGAGGCGTCGGGCCACCGGACGTCGTGCGCCCAGCCCAGCTTCTCGAACCAGCGGATCAGCCGGGCGCTGGAGTCGATCTGCCCCCGCATCACCCCGTGACGCGCGCTCGTGGGGTCCGCGTGGTGCAGGTTGTGCCAGGACTCGCCGCACGAGAGCACCGCCAGCCACCACACGTTGCCGGACCTGTCACGGGACTTGAAGGGCCGCTTGCCGACCGCGTGACAGATCGAGTTGATCGACCAGGTCACGTGGTGCAGCAGCGCGACACGGACCAGCGAACCCCAGAAGAAGGCGGTGAACGCCCCCCACCACGACATGGTGACCAGGCCGCCGACCAGCGGGGGGATCGCCAGCGAGAGGATCGTGAAGCTGAGGAAGTGACGCGAGATCGCGCGGATCGCCGGGTCCCTGACCAGGTCGGGGGCGTACTTCTGCTGCGGCGTCTGCTCCTCGTTGAACATCCAGCCGATGTGGGCCCACCAAAGGCCCTTCATCAGTGCGGGGAGGTTCTCGCCGAACCTCCACGGCGAGTGCGGGTCGCCCTCGGCGTCGGAGAACCGGTGGTGCTTGCGGTGGTCGGCCACCCAGCGCACCAGCGGGCCCTCGACCGCCATCGAGCCGGCGACGGCCAGGGTGAGGCGCAGGGCGCGGTTCGCCTTGAAGGAGCCGTGCGTGAAGTAGCGGTGGAACCCGATCGTCACGCCGTGGCAGCCCCAGTAGTACATGACCACCAGGAGACCCAGGTCGAGCCAGCTGACACCGCGGCCCCAGGCCAGCGGCACCGCCGCGACCAGGGCCGCGAACGGCACCACGATGAACAGCAGCAGCGCGAGCTGCTCGACCGAGCGCTTCTTGTCGCCGCCCAGCGTGGCCGAGGGGGCCGCTGGGCCGCCTGCCGCCGTGGGCAGGCCGTCGTCGATCACTTCGGGGCTGGTGGGCATTGGGGAGTCCCCTGTGAGGTGAGGAAAAATATGACGGTATGAGTGGGCTACGCTTCCGTAACCTACGGCAACGTAAGTATGGCAGCGAAGAGGCTCACGACACGCGACCACCACCGCGACAACCCTTGTGCGGCGAGGCCTCCCACTCCTCGGGTACCCCCGATCCGGGCCACCCCGCAGGGCAGCGAGCACGCCGGACGGCCGGACACCTATCCTGGGTGCGTCGGACAGCGCGGTCCGCACTCTGCACACCCGGGGTGACCCGTCAGCACCGCGAGCGCCCCGGCCTCCCCTGACAGACGTGCTCAACCACTGCAAGGAGCCGCACACTGTGAGCAGTGCCGACCAGACCCCTGCCGCCAACACCGAACTGCGGGCAGACATCCGCCGCCTCGGAGACCTGCTGGGCGAGACCCTCGTACGACAGGAGGGCCAGGACCTCCTCGACCTCGTCGAGCGAGTCCGCGCCCTGACCCGCGAGGACGGCGAGGCAGCGGCCGCGCTCCTCGGCGACACGGACCTGGAGACCGCCGCGCAGCTCGTGCGCGCCTTCTCCACCTACTTCCACCTCGCCAACGTCACCGAGCAGGTCCACCGCGCCCACGAGATGCGCGACCGCCGGTCCGCCGAGGGCGGGCTCCTCGCCCGCACCGCCGACCGCCTCAAGGACGCCGACCCCGAGCACCTGCGCGAGACGGTCAAGAACCTCAACGTCCGGCCCGTCTTCACCGCGCACCCCACCGAGGCCGCACGGCGCTCCGTGCTCAACAAGCTCCGCCGCATCGCCGAACTCCTCGAAACGCCCGTCATCGAGGCCGACCGACGACGCCAGGACATCCGGCTGGCCGAGAACATCGACCTCATCTGGCAGACCGACGAACTCCGCGTCGTCCGCCCGGAGCCCGCC
The DNA window shown above is from Streptomyces sp. Alt3 and carries:
- a CDS encoding acyl-CoA desaturase, which encodes MPTSPEVIDDGLPTAAGGPAAPSATLGGDKKRSVEQLALLLFIVVPFAALVAAVPLAWGRGVSWLDLGLLVVMYYWGCHGVTIGFHRYFTHGSFKANRALRLTLAVAGSMAVEGPLVRWVADHRKHHRFSDAEGDPHSPWRFGENLPALMKGLWWAHIGWMFNEEQTPQQKYAPDLVRDPAIRAISRHFLSFTILSLAIPPLVGGLVTMSWWGAFTAFFWGSLVRVALLHHVTWSINSICHAVGKRPFKSRDRSGNVWWLAVLSCGESWHNLHHADPTSARHGVMRGQIDSSARLIRWFEKLGWAHDVRWPDASRIASRRKPAAADPA